In Labrus mixtus chromosome 9, fLabMix1.1, whole genome shotgun sequence, the DNA window GAGTGAAGGGGATGAAGGCTGACCAGACCAGAGTaggggtgtgagtgtggctgagcagttttgagtccagagagcaggtggaggcagatggctgagcaggaaggcaggtgggtgaatggtgatcctgaagcaaaggaaaaaCAGGGTGAgactcaaaaaccaaaacaagcacaagcacaaaagattaatttcaaaggttttttcaaaatcttaatttagCCTGAGCCGTAGTCTACCGCAGTAGTTGATACAACGATCTGGCGATGAGTGGATGGAGAGACGGGGTATATATACTGCTGAGTTGATGAGGATatggagagctggtgtgcaggtgaaaggaatgaacctcaatcaggaggttgccagagtgagagagccatgACAACGTGGGTCAGGGGAGGTTCAGCTTAGATAGAAGTCAGGGGGACTCCATGGAGATGCTTTCTAAGCCTCTAAGGAAAGTGTAATTTTTCTCccattaatattttttaaatgattttgtgtaaaataaatattaacttCTCATAATGTTATTTTATACAACTTATTCAGTGAAAAGTGTTGTCTCAGAAATGTCAGATTTAAAGATGTAACCTGAGGTTAATAATCTAAACGCCTTTCTGAACCAACTATAAAAGAATGCATAAATCATAGGGTTCACAGTAGAATTCAAGTAGCCCAACAATAAAAGGGTTTCAAACAATTCAGGGGGTATTAAGTAACCGACATAAGGATCAATGAtgttaacaataaaaaatggagtccaaaaacaaagaaaaacccCCATTATGATAGCCAGGGTTTTAGTGGCTTTTGTCTGGCTTGTGTTTGAAATTTTTACTGAGTTCACACATCCTGCATTTTGTATGCTGCGAAACTGTGTCTGCGCCACAAGAAAAATCTTCACATAAACACCAACCATTATTATCCCGGGCAAGTAAAAGGAAATCACAGATGAGACAGTACTAGACACTCCactctgaaacaaaacacatcctccttcacaaacaacatgtttataataaaaCTCTTCAACAcccaaaatatttaactttagaAAAATCGTTCCAAAGCCTACAACAACTGAAATACTCCAACTGATCAGGATCATGatcaaaacaacattaacagatattttaCTTCTGTAAAGCAGAGGTTGGCAAACAGCGTAGTATCGGTCAACTGATATGAAGGACAGATTGATAATTGATGCTGTACTCAATGTGACATCAGAACTCATGTAGACTTTACAGAACAAGTCCCCAAAATACCAACAAGTCTCTATATATCGAATCATACCAGGAAACATGACTATTATCCCTAAAAGCAGGTCAGACATAGCCAGAGAGAAAATCAGGTAATTTGTTGGAGTATGGAGCTGCTTAAAATAAG includes these proteins:
- the LOC132979922 gene encoding trace amine-associated receptor 1-like, which produces MEPELCYESSNASCLRTVYPMPLRVALYVILGVIIILTVCGNLLVTFSVAYFKQLHTPTNYLIFSLAMSDLLLGIIVMFPGMIRYIETCWYFGDLFCKVYMSSDVTLSTASIINLSFISVDRYYAVCQPLLYRSKISVNVVLIMILISWSISVVVGFGTIFLKLNILGVEEFYYKHVVCEGGCVLFQSGVSSTVSSVISFYLPGIIMVGVYVKIFLVAQTQFRSIQNAGCVNSVKISNTSQTKATKTLAIIMGVFLCFWTPFFIVNIIDPYVGYLIPPELFETLLLLGYLNSTVNPMIYAFFYSWFRKAFRLLTSGYIFKSDISETTLFTE